Proteins from a single region of Canis aureus isolate CA01 chromosome 26, VMU_Caureus_v.1.0, whole genome shotgun sequence:
- the MMP24OS gene encoding protein MMP24OS, producing the protein MGARLSGGQGAPEPVQPQPEPQPQPQPQPQPQPQPGVPEAPERPQPEPGPWGPLDDVRFLIACTSWY; encoded by the coding sequence ATGGGCGCTCGGCTGAGCGGCGGCCAGGGCGCCCCGGAGCCGGTGCAACCccagcccgagccccagccccagccccagccccagccccagccccagccccagcccggggTGCCCGAGGCTCCTGAGCGGCCTCAGCCTGAGCCCGGTCCCTGGGGGCCGCTGGACGATGTGCGCTTCCTCATCGCCTGCACCTCCTGGTATTGA